The following are encoded in a window of Methanobrevibacter ruminantium M1 genomic DNA:
- a CDS encoding FmdE family protein: MVSVEDYEEQLAKAGEFHGEICGGIAIGTKLAMYGMELMGFELNKRHKNLIVFLEIDRCMSDAVQSVTKCSMGKRSLKQMYYGKFAVTFYNMDTGEAIRVSDADANKQEKKRETRDEMIERFKRTPAEELFNVEKVHVELQPSQMPGKPHTSVFCSVCGEKVTDGRHVNRGGKPVCIPCAEGAYYELIDE; this comes from the coding sequence ATGGTAAGTGTAGAAGACTATGAAGAACAATTAGCTAAAGCTGGTGAATTCCACGGAGAAATCTGTGGTGGAATAGCTATCGGCACTAAACTTGCAATGTATGGTATGGAATTAATGGGCTTTGAATTAAACAAACGTCATAAAAACCTTATTGTATTTTTAGAAATCGACAGATGCATGTCTGATGCAGTTCAATCAGTCACTAAATGTTCTATGGGTAAAAGATCTCTTAAGCAAATGTATTATGGTAAATTTGCAGTGACTTTCTATAATATGGACACAGGGGAAGCCATTAGGGTTTCCGATGCAGATGCCAATAAGCAAGAAAAGAAAAGAGAAACCAGAGATGAAATGATTGAAAGATTTAAAAGAACTCCTGCTGAAGAGCTATTCAATGTGGAAAAGGTTCATGTTGAATTGCAACCTTCTCAAATGCCTGGAAAACCTCATACCAGTGTATTCTGTTCAGTATGTGGTGAAAAGGTTACTGACGGTCGCCATGTAAACCGTGGCGGTAAGCCTGTATGTATTCCATGTGCAGAAGGCGCTTATTATGAGTTAATAGATGAATAA
- a CDS encoding tyrosine-type recombinase/integrase, with protein sequence MGGIYIIMKTFRQQLLEDPEFQNYLLQRPNLTESSLQSYLNAATNFVRFTGEPFYKTVHELRSQQNDRIENNIIIRFNPNQSRINIMQFEFIEYLKGRGCTEVSIDSYVRYMRTILSTLGIILPKSPKLDDTPQDWYLLTKDDIKYVLDTANLQYKAVINFAAVTGLRVRDMRSLTIKDFMTATEEYHGCTEVEDFLDSAPDGMIGFWELFPQKTRKFRLPCKVCNTPESSDLLLFSLNERVKYFEWKNEKDGTDLKITKNDPLFASRQRKYKNFIAPNSISWTLSQYSEKLSAERERVFKYKLEHGEISQETYDESVATIPKFHAHGLRKFFISTLAKNRVDARISALMEGHKAPLVTDSHYINNDYLKETIKEEYMRCIPDLSFENVEVRFLTSEERKSLQQKIDELQEENENMKKDMEKYIDDAVHEKMKDAFENWLNIQDSK encoded by the coding sequence ATGGGAGGGATATATATCATCATGAAGACTTTTAGACAACAGCTATTGGAAGACCCTGAATTCCAGAACTACCTGTTGCAGAGACCGAACCTGACGGAGAGCAGCCTGCAGTCATACCTCAATGCCGCCACCAACTTCGTGAGGTTCACAGGGGAGCCGTTCTACAAGACCGTGCATGAGCTCAGAAGCCAGCAGAACGATAGGATTGAGAACAACATCATCATAAGGTTCAACCCGAACCAGTCAAGGATAAACATCATGCAGTTTGAGTTCATAGAATACCTCAAGGGAAGGGGCTGCACCGAGGTGAGCATAGACTCCTATGTCAGGTACATGAGGACCATACTGAGCACCTTGGGAATCATACTGCCCAAGTCTCCGAAGCTGGACGACACTCCACAGGACTGGTATCTCCTGACAAAGGACGACATAAAGTATGTCCTCGACACAGCAAATCTGCAGTACAAGGCGGTCATCAATTTCGCTGCCGTTACAGGACTGAGAGTGAGGGACATGAGGTCATTGACCATCAAGGACTTCATGACTGCGACCGAGGAGTACCATGGCTGCACGGAGGTCGAGGACTTCCTGGATTCAGCACCTGACGGGATGATAGGCTTCTGGGAGCTTTTCCCTCAAAAGACCAGAAAGTTCAGGCTTCCCTGCAAGGTGTGCAACACCCCTGAAAGCAGCGACCTTTTGCTTTTCTCATTGAATGAGCGTGTGAAGTACTTTGAATGGAAGAACGAGAAGGACGGCACTGACCTGAAGATCACCAAGAATGACCCTCTCTTTGCAAGCCGCCAAAGGAAGTACAAGAACTTCATAGCGCCCAACAGCATAAGCTGGACCCTGTCCCAATACAGCGAGAAGCTGAGCGCCGAGAGGGAAAGGGTCTTCAAGTACAAGCTGGAGCATGGCGAGATCAGTCAGGAGACCTATGACGAAAGCGTTGCGACAATCCCCAAGTTCCATGCGCATGGGCTCAGGAAGTTCTTCATCTCAACATTGGCTAAGAACCGTGTGGATGCAAGGATAAGCGCACTTATGGAAGGGCACAAGGCTCCGCTGGTAACGGATAGCCACTACATCAACAACGATTACCTGAAGGAGACAATCAAGGAGGAGTACATGAGGTGCATTCCTGACTTGAGCTTCGAGAATGTTGAGGTCCGTTTCCTTACAAGCGAGGAAAGGAAATCCTTGCAGCAGAAGATAGATGAGCTTCAGGAAGAGAACGAGAACATGAAGAAGGACATGGAGAAGTACATTGACGATGCCGTCCATGAGAAGATGAAGGACGCCTTCGAGAACTGGCTGAACATTCAGGACTCAAAATGA
- a CDS encoding right-handed parallel beta-helix repeat-containing protein: MKNKSLILISLLLLITIISIGSVVATDNEEINMDNINNIDNNEDIANIDNVDNVDNSNINNPTDIRIDNSNLNRETELDSNLNKSNQIREDELEQSNAKSNLKSSKLSSTITVDGSDENQMSNPTIQSAIDSANAGDTIIITGKSYVHCHFIVNKPLTIISEIGTSMSPCPSNTKGSGAHGIFYISPEASGTVLKGFNLTNTYGDYDDYGILIRGAENVEIINCTINTVSDGDGIRIENATNTKIADCLIKDSNIGINITGSSKTTVTNNNITNNKVTGVNVGINNNDTTIHTNNITYNQHSGIDLYSGDYVYILNNFIGHNQNSKSSSGAGIYVNSNITKVEIKGNFLKQNGQYGVLNDYRVRNMDASRGAETLEINNNNYYLGHTERITYHIEYSKYAGGPFTYDSENDLYVYVGDGNGDWDIGKTVVYLGYAFYRDETVCGSTLFKAPSTTWGTEVYKLEISPISQVKKGVYSVSIVDVNGIVASDISSIYVTFYLNKNNTDAEPQSGDIYKTVLMENGTATVNLTDKEFKESGNKITACFPGLYNVYTINPYATFDVNDSDIPGSYRNTTINATDMSLVPNSGNKITARLTDENGNPVAGESLQFKISGISTTYTRTTDENGEANLKVSLSNPKTYTVNINFKGSENYNKSSKTIKLTVKKQTPKIESSNIDLLPKSGENFTVTLKDANNKAIANKEISFTLGKKTYTRTTDENGQASLKINLANTGKYTITTKSEKTSQYNEVSKSNTITIKTGANKVNIESSDKTYIPKSGENFTVTLKDANSNPIASKEISFTLGKKTYTRTTNENGQASLKINLANTKKYPITTKYAGDDTYSSASAENTITIAKAAAELTTYNRTYINKSGQMFSAKLTDKNNIPLENEKISFTIGKKTYNRTTDADGLAYLTINLAYDKNISTKFLGNDQYNAKTNTNSITITDEIETAYIDKGLKNDEIQRIIDEIKPNYDVKFLGDSYDDVNLNINKTLLIYTDVNTTLNGKSASPVFNLRGGNIGVSFFNINVNSTDGEGYGIILNNTKEAVIDGNTISNILDSSKMTDYNNGSTILPGHGIEILNSKATLIEQNNIDHFESGIYMEYSDDAVIRENTITENNYGIKYGFGNSNTQIYNNTIIDNIGWYTEEVPEGPRGYGAFLNNSATNITITDNNISNNYMGISVDANKSTGIVITRNLIADNSLEGIRFNEGYDLAENAIEPVVTDNAIYRNAEGPSLMILGEMSANPNGIYGAGQWDDSMKLKIDPNWYGVNNLRTWDYETGIVGVGTMCPRIKSTTIKFNTLEYENGTYKINFYKNGTFAINLAKFDIYATINRNTDKKAEVHFYVENGTGTFSFDKSNYLDSNNTIEISVGSLINVVDRIYSVVYAYDVPDSEIPN, translated from the coding sequence ATGAAGAATAAGAGTTTAATATTAATTTCTTTATTATTACTGATTACAATAATAAGCATAGGATCTGTTGTTGCAACGGATAATGAAGAAATTAATATGGATAATATAAATAATATTGATAATAATGAGGATATCGCTAATATTGATAATGTCGATAATGTCGATAACTCCAATATAAACAATCCAACTGACATAAGAATAGACAATTCAAACCTAAATAGAGAAACAGAACTAGATTCAAATTTAAATAAATCTAATCAGATTAGGGAAGACGAATTAGAACAAAGCAATGCAAAATCCAATCTAAAATCAAGCAAGCTATCCTCCACAATCACTGTAGACGGCTCAGATGAAAACCAAATGTCTAATCCAACCATTCAAAGCGCTATAGACAGTGCAAATGCTGGAGATACAATCATAATAACCGGAAAGTCATATGTTCACTGCCATTTCATAGTTAACAAGCCACTGACAATAATAAGCGAGATTGGAACATCAATGAGCCCATGCCCTTCAAATACAAAAGGCTCTGGTGCACATGGAATATTCTACATAAGCCCTGAAGCTAGCGGAACAGTCCTAAAGGGATTCAATCTAACAAACACATATGGTGACTATGACGACTATGGAATACTCATAAGAGGAGCAGAGAATGTAGAAATAATCAACTGTACAATCAATACAGTCAGCGACGGTGACGGAATAAGAATAGAAAATGCCACAAACACAAAAATAGCTGACTGCCTAATTAAGGATTCAAACATTGGAATAAACATTACAGGTTCAAGCAAAACAACCGTAACAAACAATAACATAACAAACAACAAGGTCACAGGTGTCAATGTAGGAATAAATAACAACGATACAACTATTCACACTAACAATATCACATATAACCAGCATAGCGGAATAGACCTCTACTCTGGAGATTATGTATACATCCTAAACAACTTCATTGGTCACAATCAAAATTCTAAAAGCTCAAGCGGAGCTGGAATATATGTTAACTCAAATATCACCAAAGTTGAAATCAAAGGAAACTTCCTCAAGCAAAACGGACAATACGGAGTCCTAAACGACTATCGTGTAAGAAATATGGATGCATCCAGAGGAGCTGAAACCCTAGAGATAAACAATAACAATTACTATTTAGGACATACCGAAAGAATCACATACCATATCGAATACAGCAAATATGCCGGAGGCCCATTCACTTACGACAGCGAAAATGATCTATACGTCTATGTGGGGGACGGAAATGGAGACTGGGACATTGGAAAGACTGTAGTCTACCTTGGATATGCATTCTACAGAGACGAAACCGTTTGCGGATCCACTCTCTTTAAAGCTCCAAGCACCACTTGGGGAACTGAGGTCTATAAGTTAGAGATCAGTCCAATCAGCCAAGTCAAAAAAGGAGTATACTCTGTTTCGATTGTAGATGTCAACGGCATCGTTGCAAGCGACATAAGCTCAATATATGTGACTTTCTATTTAAATAAAAACAATACCGATGCAGAGCCTCAAAGCGGAGACATCTATAAAACTGTCCTAATGGAAAACGGAACTGCAACTGTAAATCTTACAGACAAAGAGTTTAAAGAAAGTGGAAATAAGATAACCGCATGTTTCCCAGGGCTTTATAATGTATATACCATCAACCCATATGCGACCTTTGATGTAAATGACTCAGATATCCCTGGAAGCTATAGAAACACCACAATCAATGCAACAGATATGAGTCTTGTTCCAAACTCTGGAAACAAGATTACTGCAAGATTAACTGATGAAAACGGAAATCCTGTAGCTGGAGAAAGCCTTCAATTCAAGATCTCTGGAATTTCAACAACATATACAAGAACTACAGACGAAAACGGTGAGGCAAATCTTAAGGTAAGCCTATCAAATCCAAAGACATACACTGTCAACATCAACTTTAAAGGCAGTGAAAACTATAATAAAAGCTCAAAAACAATTAAATTAACCGTTAAAAAACAAACCCCTAAAATAGAAAGCTCAAACATAGATCTATTGCCAAAATCCGGAGAGAATTTCACAGTCACCCTAAAGGATGCAAACAACAAGGCAATAGCAAATAAAGAAATAAGCTTCACATTAGGCAAAAAAACATACACAAGAACTACAGATGAAAATGGTCAAGCAAGCTTAAAGATAAACCTTGCAAACACTGGAAAATACACAATAACTACAAAATCCGAAAAGACAAGCCAATACAACGAGGTTTCAAAGTCCAATACAATAACAATCAAAACTGGTGCAAACAAAGTAAATATCGAAAGCTCAGATAAGACCTACATTCCTAAATCCGGTGAAAATTTCACAGTCACCCTAAAGGATGCAAACAGCAATCCAATAGCAAGCAAGGAAATAAGCTTCACATTAGGCAAAAAAACATACACAAGAACTACAAATGAAAATGGTCAAGCAAGCTTAAAGATAAACCTTGCAAACACTAAGAAATACCCAATTACAACAAAGTATGCCGGAGATGACACATATTCATCAGCAAGTGCCGAAAATACAATAACAATAGCAAAAGCAGCTGCAGAACTTACAACTTACAACAGAACATATATCAACAAATCAGGACAAATGTTCAGCGCAAAGCTTACTGATAAAAACAATATTCCATTGGAAAATGAAAAGATAAGCTTCACTATCGGCAAGAAGACATATAACAGAACCACAGATGCAGATGGCTTAGCATATCTTACAATAAATCTTGCCTATGATAAAAATATCAGCACAAAATTCTTAGGAAACGATCAGTACAATGCAAAAACAAACACAAATTCAATCACAATAACAGATGAGATAGAAACCGCTTATATCGATAAAGGCCTTAAAAACGACGAGATTCAAAGAATCATAGATGAAATTAAGCCAAATTATGATGTAAAATTCTTAGGTGACAGTTACGACGATGTCAATCTAAACATTAACAAAACCTTATTAATCTACACAGACGTAAATACCACATTAAATGGAAAATCAGCAAGCCCTGTTTTCAATTTAAGAGGGGGTAATATTGGAGTAAGCTTCTTTAATATAAATGTAAACTCCACAGATGGGGAAGGATATGGAATAATCCTTAACAATACAAAAGAAGCAGTGATAGATGGAAACACAATAAGCAACATATTGGATTCATCTAAAATGACTGATTACAATAATGGAAGCACAATACTTCCAGGGCATGGAATTGAAATATTAAACAGCAAAGCAACATTGATTGAACAAAACAATATAGACCACTTTGAAAGCGGAATCTATATGGAATACAGCGATGATGCAGTGATAAGAGAAAATACCATTACTGAAAACAATTATGGTATCAAATACGGATTTGGAAACTCCAACACCCAAATTTACAACAATACAATAATTGACAATATCGGATGGTACACAGAAGAGGTTCCAGAAGGCCCTAGAGGCTATGGAGCATTCCTTAATAATTCAGCAACCAATATAACAATCACAGATAACAATATCAGCAATAATTATATGGGAATTTCCGTTGATGCAAACAAGAGCACAGGAATCGTCATCACAAGAAATCTGATTGCAGACAACTCACTTGAAGGAATCAGATTCAACGAAGGCTATGACCTGGCAGAAAATGCAATTGAACCAGTGGTAACTGACAATGCAATCTATAGAAATGCAGAAGGCCCTAGCCTAATGATTCTTGGTGAAATGAGCGCAAATCCAAATGGAATCTATGGAGCCGGCCAATGGGACGACAGCATGAAGCTAAAGATAGATCCAAACTGGTACGGCGTAAACAATCTTAGAACCTGGGACTATGAAACCGGCATTGTAGGGGTTGGAACAATGTGTCCTAGAATCAAGTCCACTACAATCAAGTTCAACACCCTTGAATATGAAAATGGAACTTATAAAATCAATTTCTATAAAAACGGCACTTTTGCAATCAATCTCGCTAAATTCGACATCTATGCCACAATAAATAGAAATACAGACAAAAAGGCCGAAGTTCATTTCTATGTGGAAAACGGTACAGGTACATTCAGCTTTGATAAGTCAAACTACCTAGACAGCAATAACACAATTGAAATATCTGTAGGATCTTTGATAAATGTGGTGGATAGAATTTATAGTGTTGTTTATGCTTATGACGTTCCAGATTCAGAGATTCCAAATTAA
- a CDS encoding FecCD family ABC transporter permease produces the protein MSENSSFSVDNLVIYLLLIALPIFLFFVSFMLGRYPVAPIDVIKTILSPIFPSLAVSPELNSIVFTIRLPRIIAALLVGAALSIAGASFQGIFKNPLVSPDLLGVSMGAGFGAAIAILANAGNALIQLSAFVFGLIAVFITFSISKTYKAGGILLLVLSGTAVSAFFNALISGAKFMADPYDKLPQITYWLMGSLSAVNFDKLAMIIIPLVLGIIVVMILRWHLNVLSMGDEEAQSLGLNPSRLRLIVIIACTLVTSAAVSISGIIGWIGLVVPHMTRIIVGPDHKILIPASLSIGASFLLLIDNISRTFISIEIPIGILTAIIGVPLFLYLLRKGYSEWN, from the coding sequence ATGAGTGAAAATTCTTCCTTTTCTGTGGATAATCTGGTTATTTATCTGCTGCTAATAGCATTGCCAATCTTTTTGTTCTTTGTATCATTTATGTTAGGTAGATATCCTGTGGCACCTATAGATGTTATAAAGACCATTCTAAGTCCTATATTTCCATCTTTGGCTGTGTCTCCTGAATTGAATTCCATCGTCTTTACAATAAGGCTGCCTAGGATTATAGCGGCTTTGCTTGTTGGTGCTGCCTTATCTATAGCTGGAGCTTCATTTCAGGGAATATTTAAAAACCCTCTTGTCTCTCCTGATCTTTTAGGAGTATCTATGGGAGCAGGTTTTGGAGCGGCCATTGCTATTTTAGCAAATGCTGGAAATGCTTTGATTCAACTTTCTGCCTTTGTCTTTGGTCTTATTGCAGTATTCATTACATTTTCAATATCAAAGACATATAAGGCCGGAGGAATTTTACTCCTTGTGCTCTCTGGTACTGCAGTCTCTGCATTCTTCAATGCATTGATTTCAGGAGCCAAATTTATGGCAGATCCTTATGATAAATTGCCTCAGATTACCTATTGGCTTATGGGCAGTCTCTCTGCAGTTAATTTTGATAAGCTGGCAATGATAATCATTCCATTGGTGCTGGGAATAATTGTCGTCATGATTTTAAGATGGCATTTGAATGTCCTCTCTATGGGTGATGAGGAAGCCCAATCATTGGGATTGAACCCATCAAGACTTAGATTGATTGTTATTATTGCCTGTACTTTAGTAACATCTGCTGCAGTTTCAATCAGTGGAATTATAGGGTGGATAGGTCTTGTTGTTCCTCATATGACTCGTATAATTGTAGGTCCAGACCATAAGATACTTATTCCAGCTTCATTAAGCATAGGGGCAAGTTTCCTATTGCTCATTGACAATATTTCAAGAACTTTCATATCAATTGAAATTCCTATTGGTATTTTAACTGCAATTATTGGTGTTCCTTTATTCCTTTACTTGCTTAGAAAAGGCTATTCTGAGTGGAATTAG
- a CDS encoding ABC transporter ATP-binding protein: MTKLVEVKDVSFSYDKDSPIVFENINFSIEKGDVLCILGPNGTGKTTLIKTLNGLHKVNSGEILLNGTNIKELSFNDIAKLVGYIPQGHIPSFPFKVFDVVLMGRSPYINLTASPREEDKEIALNALKTLGIEDLKDKSYTNLSGGERQLVFLARVLAQEPDLLILDEPTNHLDFGNQIKLLEMIEQLSELGLAVIMSSHYPDHAFLAASKVAIMKDKSFIDFGTPEDVLTEENLNKAYGIDVKLVELEDDRKICVPLRTNLELVMSNYSKKYSKD, from the coding sequence ATGACAAAATTAGTAGAAGTTAAAGATGTTTCATTTTCCTATGACAAGGATTCTCCGATTGTCTTTGAGAATATTAATTTCTCAATTGAAAAGGGGGATGTATTATGTATTCTCGGTCCAAATGGAACAGGCAAAACAACTTTGATAAAGACATTGAACGGTCTTCATAAGGTTAATTCCGGTGAGATACTCTTAAATGGAACTAATATCAAGGAGCTTTCATTCAATGACATTGCAAAGCTTGTTGGATATATTCCTCAGGGACATATTCCTTCTTTTCCTTTTAAGGTATTCGATGTTGTATTGATGGGCAGGTCTCCTTATATCAATCTTACAGCTTCTCCAAGGGAGGAAGATAAGGAAATTGCTCTTAACGCTCTTAAGACTCTTGGAATAGAAGACTTGAAGGACAAAAGCTATACCAATCTAAGTGGAGGAGAAAGACAATTGGTCTTTTTGGCAAGGGTATTGGCTCAAGAGCCAGACCTTTTAATTCTTGATGAGCCTACAAATCATTTGGACTTTGGAAATCAGATAAAACTTCTTGAAATGATTGAACAACTGTCCGAGCTTGGCCTTGCAGTCATCATGTCTTCACATTATCCAGATCATGCATTTTTAGCAGCTTCTAAGGTAGCAATCATGAAAGACAAGAGCTTTATTGATTTTGGAACTCCAGAAGATGTTTTAACTGAAGAGAACTTGAATAAGGCATATGGCATAGATGTTAAGCTTGTTGAATTGGAAGACGATAGAAAAATATGTGTTCCTTTAAGGACTAATTTGGAGTTGGTTATGTCTAATTATTCTAAGAAGTACTCTAAGGATTGA